Genomic window (Thermodesulfobacteriota bacterium):
CAAGAGACATTGTATTAATCTGTCCCAGTGCATCCTCGCCATCAAACATCCAGCCGTCTGCGCCGGAAAGCAGAGCATATGCAACGTTACGAATGCTGCTCTCTAGAGGGGAATTGGGTTTTGCGGCAGGTCCAGTACCTTGTATCCATTGTGTTTGGAGATCATGAGGTATTTCTGAACCAACAAATTTACCATCTCTTGCATCTTGCACCTTAATATCGGTGCGTGGAATAAAATCATGTGAATCTAAAAATCTTATTCTTTCTTTGTTACGAAACCTCTGTGCTCTTCGGGCATATCTTTTTTCCATTAGCAGTTTTTGGTCTTTATTAAAAACAGACAAAACTGTTAATGCATCAATTACTTCATCTGTATATATATCGGGATATTCGTCAACCAGACCATCTCTGATCTGAAGACCTTTGTTGGATGAAATCACTCTTAGTGATTCCTGTGATAAATTTCTTACCGTACTCATTTCACCTATCTCCTTGCTTGGCAGTTTTTCATGCTACATAAAAAAATAGGCTTATCATTATAATATAAGAAACAGTTAAATCAAATTTATGTGCGCATTGCGTAAAGAAATGATTTTAAATTGAATAATTAAAGGGTGTTAGGGAAGTTTGCAGATGCAAAACTTATTGTGCGCTGCACAATAAAGATCCAATTCTGGACAATAATCAGAAATAATATAATTTGCCTTGAGGGTTCAAATTTCTCACCTTATTATATAAAATAGTTTTTGGGCGGAGAGACAGGTTGTTGAAAGCAGTCAAACAAAATAGCATTTAGTGTCTATGACTATAATAAATAAAAGAAAACTAATCCTCGTTCTTCTAACAGTGACCATATCTTTGGCCACTTATATAAGCTATGGGGAAGAGGTCATAGTTGAAGAGCAAATTGTCATAGAAGAATCTTCAGAGCTCACGCTTGAAGAGGCTTTAGTAATAGCAGTTGCCGATAACCCTAAAGTAGAAAATGCATTTTTAGAGATAAAAAAAGCTGACAGCGCTATTTGGGCTATTAAAACAAGACTCTTTCCAGAGTTTGATTTCAGTTTATATGAAGCTTATCACCTTACCGAAGAAGCCTTTGAGTTTAAACAGGGAGCTTTTGGAGATTTCCCGGTTATTGGGCCTATTCCAGCTGAAAATACAAGTATTGAAACAACACCGGATTTCACCACCTTTATTACTGCTACAGTTCAACAGCCCCTCTCTCAGCTATACGAAATATCTCTTCTTGTAAAGCAAAGAGAGATACAAAAAGCGGTTACTGATCAGGATTTTAGGGCGCGGGTTCTTAACATCACCGATGAAGTAAAAAACGAATATTATCAAATTCTAAAAACACAAAGCGACCTTGAAGCACAAACGGAGAAAATTGTTTTTTTAACATCACTCAAAGAACTTGTAAACAGAGATGTGGCTCAGCAAAGGCTTTTAGAAAGAGACAGCCTAGAGGTTCAGGCAAGGTTGGCAAGGGCAGAGTATAGGAAATTCAAACTTGAGAACACTTTAGACACGCAAAAAGAAAAATTTAATAAACTTCTCGGTCGGGATATAGAAACTCCCTTTAGTGTCACTCATGTGGATTACGCAGCACCGTTTAGCGTTAATGTACAGGATGCTGAAGAGCTAGCATTGGCTCAAAGACCCGAGATAGAAATAGCTGAACTTGATATTGAATTTGCCGAAAACGAAGTGAAAGTTAAAAAATCAAAATACATTCCTGAAGTTGGGGTTCAGTTTCAATACATTGCAAATTTAAATGTTGAGCTTCTACCTGAAAATATTGCAACTATTGGACTTTTTGCCAGGTGGGACGTATTTGACTGGGGAAGAAAACAAAGTGAGATAGCTCAGAAAAAGAAATCCGTCATACAGGCGCAAAACAGATTAGACGAAGCGACATCTCAAGTTCTTATAGATGTAAATTCATCTGTTCGTAGTCTTGAAGAAGCCACAGTTTTAATTGATGTCACAGAGCTTGAGAAGATTGCCGCAAAGGAAAACCTAAGAGTTGTAATGAATCAATACAGGGTACAGGACGCCTTATTGACCCAAGTGCTCGAGGCAGAATCAGATTTGGAAGATAAGAACAAAAATCATCAAAAAGCAGTGCTGGACTATTGGACGGCCCGGGCCGATTTAGATAGGGCAATTGGAGAAAACTGATGAAAATCACAAACCTTACTTTAGCCGTAGTTATAGCTATCGGCGGCATCTTAAATGCATGCAGTGGTGATCATAGCAAAAAGACTGTTACTCCGGTGAGAGTCGAAGAAGTCAGAATCCACGATGAAAATGCACCTGTACGATATACGGCGAGTGTAAACCCATACAGTCAAGTTAGTCTGGACTTTGAGGTCAGGGGTTATGTGATAGAGATTCTACAAACTCAAGGAGCTGATGGAAGATCCAGAGATGTTCAGGCAGGAGATTTTGTCACAACAGACCTGCCGCTAGCACTTATTGACCCTACTGAGTATCTAGCAAAAGTGGTGGAGGCTAAATCACAGCTCGCCTCAGCTAGGGCCGCGCAGCAAAAAGATACCGCGGCATACAAAAGAGCTCAAATACTTTATTCACAGCAAAGCATGACTGCTCCAGAGCATGACCGGGCTGTAAAGAACTTCAAAACATCTAATGCACAAGTTAAGGCGGCTGAGGCAAACCTGGTTGAGGCTGAGCAAAATCTTTCATACTGCACACTCAGAGCACCGTCTAATGGAGTTTTACTAAGCAGGGATATAGAAATTGGCGCTCTCGTCAGACCGGGAACAAAAGGATTTGAGCTTGCAGATGTATCAGCTGTTAAAGTTGTCTTTTCCATACCCGACACTGTGTTAGGAGACGTCAGGCTCGGCGAAGTAATGGAGGTTACAACAGAATCAATAAAAGACACCATTTTCTTAGGTGTGATAACAGAGATTGCGCCATCTGCAAATCTTAGAACAAGGGTTTTCAATGTTGAAATCACAATACAAAACCCCGAGAATCAGTTAAAGCCCGGGATGATAGCTTCACTGAACGTCTTTAAAGGAGATTCAGTAAATCCAGTGTACGCCGTACCTTTAGATTCAATAGTAAGATCAGTAAACTCCCAAGATGGATACGCAGTTTTTACAGTTCATGAGAGCGGGGGCAAGGTCAAAAGTCAAAGAAAGGACGTGACGCTTGGAAGTGTATATGGAAATAGAATAGCGGTTGTCCAGGGCCTAAGCGAAGGGGAAAAAGTAGTTACAATGGGAGCTCAGCAAATCCGAGATGGACAGGAAGTAAATATTATTCACTAGTTAAAATTAGAGAAGTGATGGAGGAAGCATGTCAGAGAATGTCTGGAGAATATATCTATCAGGTGAAATACATAGTGACTGGAGAGAAAGAATATTAGAGGGATCTGTAGATCTTCCAGCTGAGTTCTACTCCCCTGTCACAGATCACGAGGCAAGCGATCTTTGTGGTGAAGAGATACTAGGCAAAGAAGAGCTCAACTTCTGGAGAGATAGAAAAGGAGCCGGAATTAACTCCATAAGAACTAACACACTAATAGAAACAGCAGACATCATAGTTGTTAGATTCGGACCCAAATATAAGCAGTGGAATGCAGCTTTTGATGCTGGATATGCATCAGCTTTGGGAAAACCCATGATCACACTACATGATGAAGAATATGATCATGCACTCAAAGAGGTGGATGCTGCAGCTAGAGCGACGGCCAGAACCCCTGAGCAGGTAGTGGAAATTCTAAATTACGTAATTTTAAAGTAACCCTTATATGGCTCATAGAGACGACAAAGATATAATTGCCAATACCCATAACACGGCCCGTTATTTCACAGAAAACAGGCACGTAGCCTGGGTACTTCTTTTTGCAGTCCTTATCTGGGGCGCGTTTAGCTGGATGAACATGCCTAAACGAAAAGACCCCGATATTCCAGTTTTGGTTGCAGTTGCCATCTGCCAATGGCCAGGTGCAGATGCTGAGCAGGTTGAACAGCTTGTTACAAAACCAATGGAACAAACCATAGCGCAAAACTCTAAGCTTCATGAACCTGGAGCGGGAAATGATTTTGCCCTACAATCAACCTCTCTTGCTGGATATGCAATCATCCAAATTCAACTATCAGAAGGACTTGCGGATACTACGCAAGAGTTTAACGATATAAATTTAAGATTAAAGCAGCTAAACGATCAATTGCCTCAGGGCGCAGGCCCGATTCAGTTTAACAGCGGTTTTGGCAACACAGCGGCCCGAATGATTACTGTGGCTAGCCCCAAGGAAAGCGATCTGGAACTAG
Coding sequences:
- a CDS encoding TolC family protein, with translation MTIINKRKLILVLLTVTISLATYISYGEEVIVEEQIVIEESSELTLEEALVIAVADNPKVENAFLEIKKADSAIWAIKTRLFPEFDFSLYEAYHLTEEAFEFKQGAFGDFPVIGPIPAENTSIETTPDFTTFITATVQQPLSQLYEISLLVKQREIQKAVTDQDFRARVLNITDEVKNEYYQILKTQSDLEAQTEKIVFLTSLKELVNRDVAQQRLLERDSLEVQARLARAEYRKFKLENTLDTQKEKFNKLLGRDIETPFSVTHVDYAAPFSVNVQDAEELALAQRPEIEIAELDIEFAENEVKVKKSKYIPEVGVQFQYIANLNVELLPENIATIGLFARWDVFDWGRKQSEIAQKKKSVIQAQNRLDEATSQVLIDVNSSVRSLEEATVLIDVTELEKIAAKENLRVVMNQYRVQDALLTQVLEAESDLEDKNKNHQKAVLDYWTARADLDRAIGEN
- a CDS encoding efflux RND transporter periplasmic adaptor subunit encodes the protein MKITNLTLAVVIAIGGILNACSGDHSKKTVTPVRVEEVRIHDENAPVRYTASVNPYSQVSLDFEVRGYVIEILQTQGADGRSRDVQAGDFVTTDLPLALIDPTEYLAKVVEAKSQLASARAAQQKDTAAYKRAQILYSQQSMTAPEHDRAVKNFKTSNAQVKAAEANLVEAEQNLSYCTLRAPSNGVLLSRDIEIGALVRPGTKGFELADVSAVKVVFSIPDTVLGDVRLGEVMEVTTESIKDTIFLGVITEIAPSANLRTRVFNVEITIQNPENQLKPGMIASLNVFKGDSVNPVYAVPLDSIVRSVNSQDGYAVFTVHESGGKVKSQRKDVTLGSVYGNRIAVVQGLSEGEKVVTMGAQQIRDGQEVNIIH
- a CDS encoding YtoQ family protein, which produces MSENVWRIYLSGEIHSDWRERILEGSVDLPAEFYSPVTDHEASDLCGEEILGKEELNFWRDRKGAGINSIRTNTLIETADIIVVRFGPKYKQWNAAFDAGYASALGKPMITLHDEEYDHALKEVDAAARATARTPEQVVEILNYVILK